The following are from one region of the Penaeus monodon isolate SGIC_2016 chromosome 19, NSTDA_Pmon_1, whole genome shotgun sequence genome:
- the LOC119585237 gene encoding LOW QUALITY PROTEIN: protein Wnt-5b-like (The sequence of the model RefSeq protein was modified relative to this genomic sequence to represent the inferred CDS: inserted 1 base in 1 codon; deleted 1 base in 1 codon), translating to MGVVGLLNLLLTAVVVLLCLATPAVTRLVGSWILLLGPPKFGLRGHELWGNPXISLIGRGAPCTQIPGPLPPGQTQNCALTGPMGSVGRGAKTGIHECQWQFRHRRWNCSTVDDSTVFGPVLQIPSREAAFAHAIASAGVVNSVSRACRDGQLSTCGCSPARRPKDLNKEWIWGGCGDNVEYGYKFTQGFVDVREREKNYKRGSPKQGRQLMNLHNNEAGRRAVIRRTRVNFKCHGVSGSCSLITCWQQLAPFREVGDLLKDKYDGATEVKINRRGKLQVKHPQFNVPTAEDLVYLDESPDYCRRNNTVGSLGTQDRICNKSSQGMDGCGLLCCGRGYNSQKVKLHERCHCKFHWCCYVECKTCTRVVDLHTCK from the exons TTtgcttttgggccccccaaaattcgGTCTCCGGGGGCACGAATTATGGGGGAACC CGATCTCCCTGATCGGGCGCGGGGCCCCTTGCACCCAAATCCCcggcccccttcccccgggccAAACCCAAAATTGTGCGCTTACCGGACCAATGGGCAGCGTCGGCCGCGGCGCCAAGACTGGCATCCATGAGTGCCAGTGGCAGTTCCGACACAGACGCTGGAACTGCTCCACTGTTGACGACTCCACTGTGTTCGGACCTGTCCTGCAGATCC CGAGTCGAGAGGCCGCTTTCGCCCATGCCATCGCTTCGGCGGGCGTCGTAAATAGCGTGTCGCGAGCGTGCAGGGACGGCCAGCTGTCCACGTGTGGGTGCTCGCCCGCCCGCAGACCAAAGGACCTCAACAAGGAGTGGATCTGGGGCGGATGCGGAGACAACGTCGAGTATGGATACAA ATTCACCCAGGGCTTTGTGGACGTCCGCGAGCGGGAGAAGAACTATAAGCGGGGCTCCCCCAAGCAAGGCCGCCAGCTGATGAACCTGCACAACAACGAGGCGGGGAGAAGG GCTGTGATCCGTAGAACGCGGGTG AATTTCAAATGCCACGGTGTATCAGGATCCTGCTCTCTGATCACGTGCTGGCAACAACTGGCACCCTTCAGGGAAGTCG GTGACCTTTTGAAGGACAAATATGACGGAGCAACAGAGGTAAAAATCAATCGCCGAGGAAAACTCCAAGTCAAACACCCTCAGTTTAATGTCCCAACTGCCGAGGACCTGGTCTACTTGGACGAATCTCCTGACTATTGCAGGCGCAACAATACAGTTGGATCTCTAG GAACCCAGGACAGGATTTGCAACAAGAGTTCCCAAGGCATGGATGGCTGTGGACTCTTATGCTGTGGTCGAGGTTACAATTCTCAAAAGGTGAAACTACATGAAAGGTGCCATTGCAAGTTCCACTGGTGTTGCTACGTGGAGTGCAAAACATGTACCAGAGTCGTAGACCTTCACACatgcaaataa
- the LOC119585236 gene encoding eukaryotic translation initiation factor 1A, Y-chromosomal-like, with translation MPKNKGKGGKNRRRGKNENEAEKRELIFKEEGQEYAQVTKMLGNGRLEALCFTDGMKRLCHIRGKLRKKVWINQGDIILLGLRDYQDKKADVILKYNADEARNLKSYGEIPESVKVNENATFVEDGMDDDIEFDDYSEEEEDAAADIDAL, from the exons ATGCCGAAGAATAAGG gaaagggaggaaagaacagGCGACgtggtaagaatgagaatgaagccGAGAAGAGAGAATTGATCTTCAAGGAGGAGGGCCAAGAATATGCCCAG GTGACAAAAATGCTTGGAAATGGCAGATTGGAAGCTCTCTGTTTTACTGACGGTATGAAGAGGCTCTGTCACATCCGTGGAAAACTCCGGAAGAAA GTATGGATAAATCAAGGTGATATCATTCTTCTTGGGCTTCGAGACTACCAGGACAAAAAGGCTGACGTTATCCTCAAATATAATGCAGATGAGGCACGAAACTTGAAGTCATATGGTGAAATCCCAGAATCag tcaAGGTGAACGAGAATGCTACCTTCGTAGAAGACGGCATGGATGACGATATTGAGTTCGACGATTActcagaagaggaagaggatgcagCAGCTGACATAGATGCA cTATGA